One window of the Anopheles cruzii chromosome 2, idAnoCruzAS_RS32_06, whole genome shotgun sequence genome contains the following:
- the LOC128277568 gene encoding transcriptional repressor CTCFL-like has translation MNSRRTKQEPGVGIKRYFGTRSVSSAGGTPETPATRKGRSQTSTAAVTLQTPSAPLKVAKQEKPDDVDLMMPSEQDEEDGGCYFVDQKGNYYYQASEDAEPVLTNLTAEPFDEDNGEGIKAEQDVSYVLIMDDGEHKSTIVADTQDANMEGDDDEIYTFEDQELPTDDTKANKQRRKKGGQSATGSTYMCNYCNYTSNKLFLLSRHLKSHSEDRPHKCSVCERGFKTLASLQNHVNTHTGTKPHRCKHCSTCFTTSGELVRHVRYRHTLERPHKCNECDYSSVELSKLKRHIRTHTGEKPFQCPHCTYASPDKFKLTRHLRIHTGEKPYSCDVCFARFTQSNSLKAHKMIHQVGDKPVYQCDLCPTTCGRKTDLRIHVQKLHTADKPIKCRRCDSMFADRYTYKIHAKTHDGEKCYKCDFCPYASISMRHLESHLLLHTDQKPFKCDTCSHSFRQKQLLKRHINLYHNPDYIQPEPLVKTHGCPSCPRRFRHKGNLMRHMSMHDPESAMHAELVALREGRQKKVQITLEEGTYYDEDDELEIEEEEDYEIETHEDGGKDQQPKNTPDQDATSDVYTVEEDDGQFVVLEVIQLQDKDKKSKKGTREETTAATTTTKLGRPRTKQRKVETTKMVAQKVKIKKESLDVRDNEDSLDGEQISLVLAPAGENDDDETEIVIERQDSDNEFELSSADLENAEMLMSSRGRFDIATINVNQRDIEKNMSNCFGFEDDEDDDDDDENMDQKPTMTLLN, from the exons ATGAATTCCAGACGCACCAAACAGGAACCGGGTGTGGGCATTAAAAGGTACTTCGGTACCCGTTCGGTAAGCTCGGCTGGGGGGACGCCTGAAACGCCAGCCACCAGAAAGGGTCGCTCGCAAACGAGTACGGCCGCGGTTACGCTGCAAACGCCAAGTGCACCGTTGAAGGTAGCGAAACAGGAGAAGCCGGACGATGTCGACTTGATGATGCCTTCGGAGCAAGACGAAGAAGACGGTGGTTGCTACTTCGTGGACCAGAAGGGCAATTACTACTATCAGGCCAGCGAAGACGCGGAACCGGTCCTGACGAACCTGACCGCCGAACCGTTTGATGAGGATAATGGTGAGGGCATCAAAGCGGAGCAGGACGTTAGCTACGTGCTAATCATGGACGACGGTGAACACAAGTCTACGATCGTGGCTGATACGCAGGACGCCAACATGGAgggcgacgatgatgagatCTACACCTTTGAGGACCAAGAGCTACCGACGGACGATacaaaagcaaacaagcaGAGACGCAAAAAAGGCGGTCAATCGGCGACCGGTTCAACGTACATGTGCAACTACTGTAACTATACCAGCAACAAGCTGTTTCTGCTTTCGCGCCACCTCAAGTCACACTCCGAGGACCGGCCACACAAGTGTTCGGTGTGTGAGCGAGGCTTTAAAACGCTCGCCTCGCTGCAGAACCACGTCAACACGCACACCGGAACTAAGCCGCACCGCTGCAAGCACTGTTCGACGTGCTTTACCACGTCCGGGGAGCTGGTGCGCCACGTCCGCTATCGCCACACCCTCGAGCGGCCGCACAAGTGCAACGAATGCGACTATTCCAGTGTGGAGTTAAGCAAATTGAAGCGCCACATCCGGACACACACGGGCGAGAAACCGTTCCAGTGTCCGCACTGCACGTACGCATCGCCGGATAAGTTCAAACTGACGCGCCACTTGCGCAtacacaccggcgaaaagccgtacaGCTGTGACGTGTGCTTTGCGCGCTTCACGCAATCGAACTCGCTGAAGGCACACAAAATGATCCATCAAG TGGGCGACAAACCCGTGTACCAGTGTGACCTGTGTCCGACTACGTGCGGCCGCAAGACCGATCTGCGCATTCACGTGCAGAAGCTGCACACCGCCGACAAACCGATCAAGTGCCGACGCTGTGACAGCATGTTCGCCGATCGGTACACGTACAAGATTCACGCGAAGACGCACGATGGCGAAAAGTGCTACAAGTGTGACTTCTGCCCGTACGCATCGATCTCGATGCGCCACCTCGAGTCGCATCTGCTGCTACACACCGACCAGAAACCGTTCAAGTGCGACACGTGCTCGCACTCGTTCCGCCAGAAGCAGCTCCTGAAGCGACACATCAATCTGTACCACAACCCGGACTACATACAGCCGGAACCGCTGGTGAAAACGCATGGCTGTCCGAGCTGCCCGCGGCGCTTCCGGCACAAGGGCAACCTCATGCGGCACATGTCGATGCACGATCCCGAATCGGCGATGCACGCGGAGCTGGTGGCTTTGCGCGAGGGTCGGCAGAAGAAGGTACAGATCACGCTGGAGGAGGGAACATActacgacgaggacgacgagctGGAAATAGAAGAAGAGGAGGACTACGAAATCGAGACGCACGAGGATGGAGGGAAAGACCAGCAGCCGAAAAATACACCCGATCAGGACGCCACCAGCGACGTGTACACCGTCGAGGAAGACGATGGACAGTTTGTGGTGCTGGAGGTGATACAGCTGCAGGACAAGGATAAAAAGAGTAAGAAAGGCACACGCGAGGAGACCACCGCAGCGACCACGACCACAAAACTTGGCAGACCACGCACTAAACAGCGAAAGGTGGAAACCACGAAAATGGTCGCACAGAAGGTGAAAATAAAGAAGGAATCGCTGGACGTGCGAGACAACGAAGATTCGCTGGACGGGGAGCAGATTTCCCTGGTCCTGGCTCCCGCGGGAGagaatgatgatgacgaaacTGAAATTGTTATCGAACGGCAGGACTCTGACAACGAGTTTGAGCTCTCGTCCGCAG ATCTGGAAAATGCAGAAATGTTGATGTCGTCTCGGGGGCGCTTCGACATCGCCACCATCAACGTGAACCAAAGAGACATCGAGAAGAACATGAGCAACTGTTTCGGGTTTGAG gatgacgaagacgacgacgacgatgacgagaaCATGGATCAAAAGCCGACAATGACGTTGCTGAACTGA
- the LOC128277203 gene encoding motile sperm domain-containing protein 2-like encodes MTLAEFLNPSPEQVNELRQLFKEKLVKDAAKIPAGGFHEHDMKWVFEGDGWLIKFLENNDIIMKDSLKQLWETLEWRKASGINEIREDNIRMEYVNDGLMFPRGRDLDGKTVFIFKSKLYVRGSRNLDDLKKCFLYWIERIIREANDDLVTIVFDLTDAGLSNVDMDYTKYIINTLKNYYPCSLNYILIYDLPWILNATFQIIKKLLPAKAVDRLRNINSKNIREYIDEDNMQKCWGGKDEYVFTFVPESRKAIGSMELQLNHNNNNGMTNGFLSKKVHFANLSPPESPMNEKATNSFPEHNEGEMLRIKPQNNIIFAKSGNELVGSVEITNVDSRAVSYKVKTTAPEKFRVRPSTGVLLPSASVTINVALQHGHQVSAINREKFLVMCMGISNELCNNPTELAELWKITSAKSASVEQHRLKCALPVNYDESGLDALFASTGTGHGTEQYGGPTPAGYGSGGVRGDQLVHLQQTISHLSETTHRLEGQVRLNQKLQWITCILFMLLSVAIVYILKVEIKANATATDCDSMEHH; translated from the exons ATGACGCTGGCCGAGTTCCTTAATCCTTCGCCCGAGCAGGTGAACGAGCTGCGGCAACTTTTCAAAGAAAAGTTAGTGAAAGACGCTGCCAAGATCCCAG CTGGTGGATTCCACGAACATGACATGAAATGGGTGTTCGAAGGTGACGGATGGTTGATAAAATTTCTCGAGAACAACGATATCATCATGAAAGACTCCTTGAAGCAGCTCTGGGAAACGTTGGAGTGGAGGAAAGCATCTGGCATCAATG AGATACGAGAGGACAACATCCGCATGGAGTACGTTAACGATGGACTGATGTTTCCGCGTGGTCGCGATTTGGACGGAAAGACGGTGTTTATCTTCAAATCGAAACTCTACGTTCGCGGGTCACGAAATTTGGACGATTTGAAGAAGTGCTTCCTGTACTGGATCGAGCGGATAATTCGCGAAGCAAACGATGATCTCGTGACGATCGTGTTCGATCTCACCGACGCAGGCTTAAGCAACGTAGATATGGATTACACGAAGTACATCATAAACACTTTGAAAAACTATTATCCATGTTCGCTCAACTACATCCTCATATACGACTTGCCATGGATATTAAACG CCACATTTCAAATTATAAAAAAACTTCTACCTGCCAAAGCCGTCGATAGGCTGCGAAACATTAACAGCAAAAACATTCGCGAGTACATTGACGAGGACAACATGCAAAAGTGCTGGGGTGGCAAGGATGAGTACGTGTTTACGTTCGTACCGGAAAGTCGGAAAGCGATCGGATCGATGGAGCTCCAGTTGAAccacaataataataatggaATGACAAACGGGTTCCTGTCGAAAAAG GTGCATTTCGCGAACCTCAGCCCACCGGAATCGCCAATGAACGAAAAAGCCACCAACAGTTTCCCAGAGCATAACGAAG GCGAAATGCTGCGGATAAAGCCACAGAACAACATCATATTTGCCAAATCGGGCAACGAACTAGTCGGATCGGTGGAAATTACCAACGTAGACAGTAGGGCTGTTTCGTACAAG GTTAAAACAACGGCACCGGAGAAGTTTCGCGTGCGGCCAAGCACGGGAGTGTTGCTGCCGTCTGCGAGCGTCACAATAAACGTGGCACTGCAGCATGGCCACCAAGTGAGCGCGATCAATCGCGAGAAGTTCCTGGTGATGTGTATGGGGATTTCGAACGAGCTGTGTAACAACCCAACGGAACTGGCTGAGCTATGGAAG ATCACTTCTGCCAAGAGTGCCTCCGTGGAGCAGCACCGACTGAAATGTGCGCTACCGGTTAACTATGACGAAAGCGGTCTGGATGCCCTGTTTGCCAGCACCGGTACCGGCCACGGCACCGAGCAGTACGGTGGTCCGACGCCGGCGGGGTATGGCTCGGGTGGTGTCCGAGGTGACCAATTGGTGCATCTGCAGCAAACGATTTCGCACCTGAGCGAGACGACGCACCGGCTCGAGGGCCAGGTGAGGTTAAACCAGAAACTGCAGTGGATCACGTGCATCCTGTTCATGCTGCTctcggtggccattgtgtACATACTGAAGGTGGAAATCAAAGCCAATGCAACCGCTACAGATTGCGATAGTATGGAGCACCACTAg